The genomic region ACAGAAGTCCTGCAAGAAAAACAGAGATTGGAGAGGGAGCTTGAACGTGGGCATCTGGAAGCCAGGTATGGAACGGAACTACGGGCATTTTTACTGCAAAACCTATAAACATTAAAATCCAGACCAGTTTAGCAATTGAAGGGTCTAAGTGGACGTTTAAGAGCTTTCCAAATTCAAATGTATGAGTTGAGAGGAAAAGAACAATTATTCCCAAAAGGAGAAAAACACTTGCCAAATGGGTGTAGATAAAGAACTTCATGGCAGCGTATATTCTGTTTTCGGCACCCCAAATTCCTATGTGGAAGAACATTGGAACCAATGTAAATTCCCAGAAGATAAAGAACCAGAGGAGATTTAGAGAAGCAAAGACTCCGACCATGGGACCCAGGAAGAGAAGTATGAGGAAAAAGTAAGCTCCCGGTTTTTCAGTATGCCAGGAGGAAAGGGTAACAGTTATAGAGAGAAACGCCGTTATACCGATTAAAACGAGAGATATTCCATCAACTGCCAGGTGAAGGTTGAAGTCAAAAGGAGGATATATCCTGTAAAACTCGTTGAAGGCAAAGCCATTCCCAGGATAGTTTATTATCAGATAAGCCGTACAGAGAGACAGAAATACTCCTACTGCAAGAGATAGGTACTTAGGTATCTCCCGGTTAACCTTTTCCCCTATCCAGGCAAGAGGAGCAACAATAACCGGAATAAGTATCATGCTCAGTAAAATCATCTACTCCTCCTTAAACGAATAGAATGAGAATGAAGATTGTTATTACCCCTGCAACAAAGTAAGTAAGGTAGTCTATAATGTCTCCCGTTTGAATTTTTCTACACTTGTCCCAACAGTAAAGGGAGAGCTTTGCCGTACCGTTAACTGCTCCATCAACAACGTTTATGTCAAACCACTCAACTGCCTTTGCAATTGAACCGTAAAATACGTTCCTACACAACCACTTTATTCCATCATCAACAAGCCATCCCTTGTAGAGGAATTCATTTATCGCCCTACCTATTGGATGGGCAAGGAATTTAACGGTCTCAACAGTCCTCTTGTAGTAAATGAGGAAAACTATTCCAAACAGAATAAACATGACTGTTAGAGTAGCCACTAAGAGGTTGAGAATGAATGGCTCGTGAACTTCTCCAAATAGATAGTGGATTATTTTCTCCTTGAAGAATGGAATTAGAATAGTTAGAGAGGCCAAAACGTAGAGAGGAATCAACATTACAGGATAGGCTTCCCTTGCTTTCTTTGAGTATTCGGAAGGTTCCCCTGTAAATACGACAAACCAGAGTCTGAAACCGTAAGCTATACACAGAACGGCAGCAACGAAGGTTAGTCCAAAAATAACGGGATTACCGTACTCGTAGACGGCTCCCAAAATCCAGTCTTTACTGAAGAACCCGTTAAACGGAGGAACCCCTGAGAGGGCTAAGATACCAATTAGGAAAAGAACGGCCGTTTGAGGCATGTACTTCATAAGGCCGCCCAATTTAAAGGCATCCTTCTGGTGATGGGTCATATGGATAACAGCACCTGCAGCTAAAAAGAGAAGGGCCTTAAAAATTGCGTGGTTTAGCAGGTGGAATATACCTGCTGCCGCTGAACCTACCCCAAGAGCCACAAACATTAAAGCAAGGTGCTCCATCGTTGAAAATGCAAGAA from Balnearium lithotrophicum harbors:
- a CDS encoding NADH-quinone oxidoreductase subunit L, which translates into the protein MEKVVYLTIGIFFLGSILAFLIGKFTERWNSFWVAALTGLTGFLLTCYIAVSMGEHPVIHEFNWFTFGSFKVPLGVYVDSLSIVMALIATGIGFLDIVFSKGYMEEDESPHRYYFEKLFFIGSMVGLVFVSNLVGLYIFWEGVGLCSYLLIGYWYWKKSAAEAALKAFVMTRFGDVFMLAGILVAWVLLGTMNFQELNALALAGAFSVKLGLIISILIFIGAVGKSAQFPLFPWLLDAMEGPTTVSALIHAATMVNAGVYLVARMFPFFDYSHALIVVAFVGALSAFIAATGALAHTEIKKILAFSTMEHLALMFVALGVGSAAAGIFHLLNHAIFKALLFLAAGAVIHMTHHQKDAFKLGGLMKYMPQTAVLFLIGILALSGVPPFNGFFSKDWILGAVYEYGNPVIFGLTFVAAVLCIAYGFRLWFVVFTGEPSEYSKKAREAYPVMLIPLYVLASLTILIPFFKEKIIHYLFGEVHEPFILNLLVATLTVMFILFGIVFLIYYKRTVETVKFLAHPIGRAINEFLYKGWLVDDGIKWLCRNVFYGSIAKAVEWFDINVVDGAVNGTAKLSLYCWDKCRKIQTGDIIDYLTYFVAGVITIFILILFV
- a CDS encoding complex I subunit 4 family protein, producing MILLSMILIPVIVAPLAWIGEKVNREIPKYLSLAVGVFLSLCTAYLIINYPGNGFAFNEFYRIYPPFDFNLHLAVDGISLVLIGITAFLSITVTLSSWHTEKPGAYFFLILLFLGPMVGVFASLNLLWFFIFWEFTLVPMFFHIGIWGAENRIYAAMKFFIYTHLASVFLLLGIIVLFLSTHTFEFGKLLNVHLDPSIAKLVWILMFIGFAVKMPVVPFHTWLPDAHVQAPSPISVFLAGLLLKMGAYGLLRWEVFLMPNTTKFFAPLMAFIAVLTIFYAGFRALAEDHIKRMVAYSSINHMGFVLLGLSAITAAGISAAVYEMVGHALVISLLFMIAGYVHHKTHTWYISELGGIMRKIPGLMTMFVIGVLAAVGLPGTAGFVGELAVMLAAFDYYGWVMIIVPLASALSAGFFMWMLQRAVFGPLRETLKGLPSLKELPMVENLPLALYIAAFILVGVIPSIVFNLYNPVINTFSQLFQ